TCTCCCCACGACGGGTATGACGCGACTCGTACTTGCGGCCGGGACGACCGAGACCGCGGCCATCGAGGGACTGAGTGCGGCGGGGACGGACGGCGACCTGCTCGTCCACACGCCGAGTGCCGACGCCGAGATACTGGAGTACGGAAAGCCGGTGCGCGCGCCGGTGACGCCCGTCTCGCCGGCCGGCTGTCCGACGCCGGCGGTCGTGACCCGCGCCGTGCGCGAACGGCTCGACCTGCCGCTGACGGTCGTTGACGCCGGCCTCGCGAAGCCGACGGCTGCCGGCACCGTCACCGTCGGCGCGACGCCGGGTCGCGACATCCGCGAGGAGGAACCGGTCCCGACGGCCTACGGCGTATGGGAAGCGGCCCGGCAGTTCGGGCGCGCGCTCGACGAGGACCTGCTGCTCGCCGAGACGGTTCCCGGCGGGACGACGACCGCGCTCGGGGTGTTGACGGCGCTCGGTGAGACGGACGCGACCGGCGTCTCCTCGTCGCTCGCGGCGAACCCGCTCGACCTGAAACGGGAGGTGGTGGCGGCGGGACTGGACGCCAGC
This portion of the Halosegnis longus genome encodes:
- a CDS encoding nicotinate-nucleotide--dimethylbenzimidazole phosphoribosyltransferase, with the translated sequence MTRLVLAAGTTETAAIEGLSAAGTDGDLLVHTPSADAEILEYGKPVRAPVTPVSPAGCPTPAVVTRAVRERLDLPLTVVDAGLAKPTAAGTVTVGATPGRDIREEEPVPTAYGVWEAARQFGRALDEDLLLAETVPGGTTTALGVLTALGETDATGVSSSLAANPLDLKREVVAAGLDASDLNAGSCAGQPRRAVRRMGDPTAAVLGGLTVGALETDTPVTLAGGTQLLAVAALARHADADGRLSLATTSFIDADPNVDLSAAADAFELDVTVTDPGFDESHVAFERYLAGEAKEGVGMGGALAVADAAGVPMADVRDGVISTYERLLG